One stretch of Natronobacterium gregoryi SP2 DNA includes these proteins:
- a CDS encoding DUF5796 family protein yields MTVRSNVAPSTIGVDLVDGGVVVQYLDGREVFYHGPPDPIEGSITTPPGKDVHVLVTEPDGVEGVMTYVNDRDTHDEILETTGVGRVMLEENDAEVLFPGVTVSTDAYSIRVEADLEAVDGRVFVFAEDEMSEHAYELVEPGGR; encoded by the coding sequence ATGACTGTTCGGAGCAACGTCGCCCCCAGTACGATCGGGGTCGATCTCGTCGACGGCGGCGTCGTCGTCCAGTATCTCGACGGGCGCGAGGTGTTCTATCACGGCCCGCCTGACCCCATCGAGGGATCGATCACCACGCCGCCCGGCAAGGACGTTCACGTACTCGTCACCGAACCCGACGGTGTTGAGGGCGTGATGACGTACGTCAACGATCGAGACACGCACGACGAGATCCTCGAGACGACCGGTGTCGGCCGGGTCATGCTCGAGGAAAACGACGCGGAGGTCCTGTTTCCGGGCGTGACGGTTTCGACGGACGCCTACTCGATTCGCGTCGAGGCGGACCTCGAGGCCGTCGACGGCCGGGTGTTCGTCTTCGCGGAGGACGAGATGAGCGAACACGCATACGAACTGGTCGAGCCGGGCGGGAGGTGA
- a CDS encoding DUF7508 domain-containing protein produces MPLQKPWRDLDREAVASAPDRPGVYELGDADGAVRSIGHGVLRDELKTALAYGDGDRVRWVEAHTLARAAELADEHRERR; encoded by the coding sequence ATGCCGCTGCAGAAACCCTGGCGGGACCTCGACCGCGAGGCCGTCGCGAGTGCGCCCGACCGGCCGGGCGTCTACGAACTCGGCGACGCGGACGGGGCCGTTCGCTCGATCGGTCACGGCGTGTTACGGGACGAGTTGAAGACGGCACTTGCCTACGGCGACGGCGATCGGGTACGCTGGGTCGAGGCTCACACGCTGGCTCGAGCCGCGGAACTGGCGGATGAACACCGGGAACGGCGCTGA
- a CDS encoding amidohydrolase family protein, with the protein MELTGTILRGREFEPIEGRVVIDDEGRIAAIEEAAVGRSAIVLPAFVNAHTHVGDSIAKEAGRGLSLEELVAPPDGLKHRLLREASREEKVAAMVRSLQFMHRSGTAACLDFREGGVEGVRALEAAAADVEVDAIAFGRESIDAIEAGDGFGASGANDADFERERTATREAGKPFGIHAGEVDETDIDPAMDLDPDFLVHMVHPEPVHLDRVADCDVPTVVCPRSNLVTGVGLPPVEKLHERTTLALGTDNVMLNSPSMFREMEFLAKFSDLPADDILRMATVNGAELAGLEYGVVEPGRKARLLVLDGETDNLVDARDPVRAVVRRAGVDDVCDVIVEG; encoded by the coding sequence ATGGAACTCACGGGAACGATCCTTCGGGGGCGGGAGTTCGAGCCTATCGAAGGGCGGGTGGTGATCGACGACGAGGGACGGATCGCGGCCATCGAGGAGGCGGCCGTCGGGCGTTCGGCCATCGTTCTCCCGGCGTTCGTCAACGCTCACACTCACGTTGGCGACTCGATCGCCAAGGAAGCGGGACGCGGACTCTCACTCGAGGAGCTGGTCGCACCCCCTGACGGGCTGAAACATCGGTTGCTCCGGGAGGCGTCGCGGGAGGAGAAGGTCGCTGCAATGGTGCGGTCGCTCCAGTTCATGCACCGAAGCGGCACGGCTGCTTGTCTCGACTTCCGTGAAGGTGGCGTCGAAGGCGTCCGGGCGCTCGAGGCGGCAGCGGCCGACGTCGAGGTGGACGCGATCGCGTTTGGCCGTGAATCGATCGACGCGATAGAAGCCGGCGACGGCTTCGGTGCGAGCGGCGCGAACGACGCCGACTTCGAGCGCGAACGGACGGCGACTCGAGAGGCAGGGAAACCGTTCGGCATCCACGCCGGTGAGGTTGACGAGACCGACATCGATCCGGCGATGGACCTCGATCCGGACTTTCTCGTTCACATGGTCCACCCTGAACCAGTCCATTTGGATCGTGTCGCGGACTGCGACGTCCCGACCGTCGTCTGTCCGCGCTCGAATTTGGTGACCGGTGTCGGCCTGCCGCCGGTCGAGAAACTCCACGAGCGAACGACGCTGGCACTCGGGACGGACAACGTCATGCTGAACTCGCCGTCGATGTTCCGCGAGATGGAGTTTCTCGCCAAGTTCTCCGATCTCCCAGCGGACGACATCCTCCGGATGGCGACGGTAAACGGTGCCGAGCTCGCGGGCCTCGAGTACGGCGTCGTCGAACCGGGGCGGAAGGCACGGTTGCTCGTGCTCGACGGTGAGACGGACAACCTCGTCGATGCGCGTGATCCTGTCCGGGCCGTCGTGCGACGCGCCGGTGTCGACGACGTTTGCGACGTGATCGTCGAGGGCTGA
- a CDS encoding universal stress protein, with the protein MYDRILVPTDGSPEVERALEYGFDLACAHEATVRILYVVNAASYGGLPMETAWEGISDALYDEGQNAVERARDLAPDDVSVETGVLEGSPNRVIVEEASREDCDLIVMGTHGRGGIDRLLLGSVTERVVRNAPVPVLTVRVDPAEATDKPDAVGTDSADRRITGVDSTDRA; encoded by the coding sequence ATGTACGACCGCATTCTCGTCCCGACGGACGGCTCGCCGGAGGTCGAACGTGCACTCGAGTACGGGTTCGATCTCGCATGCGCTCACGAGGCGACGGTCCGCATCCTCTACGTCGTCAACGCGGCGAGCTACGGTGGGCTCCCGATGGAGACCGCCTGGGAGGGGATTAGCGACGCTCTCTACGACGAGGGGCAGAACGCAGTCGAGCGGGCGCGAGACCTCGCACCCGACGATGTTTCCGTCGAGACCGGCGTTCTCGAGGGGTCACCGAATCGCGTCATCGTCGAGGAGGCGAGCCGCGAGGACTGCGACCTGATCGTGATGGGGACCCACGGTCGCGGCGGCATCGACCGCCTCCTGCTGGGCAGTGTCACGGAACGGGTCGTCCGCAACGCTCCAGTGCCCGTTTTGACGGTGCGCGTCGATCCCGCCGAAGCGACCGACAAGCCGGACGCAGTCGGGACTGATTCGGCGGATCGGCGGATCACTGGCGTCGATTCGACGGATCGTGCCTAA
- a CDS encoding phosphoribosyltransferase → MFDDRTDAGEQLAAELEDRGLKADVVLGIPRGALPVARPVADALGAELDVVVARKMGAPNNPELALGAVASDGSVWHNDDLIDRMGVSEAYLEEIRDEEAENARTKADRYREGDELPNFDGQRVVVVDDGVATGATATACLRQVVDADAEHVTLAVPVGSPRTLSDLECEADEVIALETPQSFRAVGQFYRNFGQVTDEEAIDYLEGGS, encoded by the coding sequence ATGTTCGACGACAGAACCGATGCCGGCGAACAGCTTGCGGCCGAACTCGAGGATCGCGGGCTCAAAGCCGACGTCGTTCTCGGCATTCCACGCGGGGCGTTGCCCGTCGCACGACCGGTCGCGGACGCACTCGGGGCCGAACTCGACGTCGTCGTCGCCCGAAAGATGGGCGCGCCGAACAACCCGGAACTGGCACTGGGGGCCGTCGCGAGCGACGGCAGCGTCTGGCACAACGACGACCTCATCGACCGGATGGGGGTCTCCGAGGCGTACCTCGAGGAGATCCGCGACGAGGAGGCGGAGAACGCACGGACGAAGGCCGACCGCTACCGTGAGGGCGACGAGTTGCCGAACTTCGACGGCCAGCGCGTCGTCGTCGTCGACGACGGAGTCGCGACGGGTGCGACGGCGACTGCCTGTCTCCGCCAGGTCGTCGACGCCGACGCCGAACACGTTACGCTGGCCGTTCCCGTCGGTTCACCGCGGACGCTCTCGGACCTCGAGTGCGAGGCCGACGAGGTGATCGCACTCGAGACGCCCCAGAGCTTCCGTGCCGTGGGGCAGTTTTATCGAAACTTTGGACAGGTCACTGACGAAGAAGCGATCGACTATCTCGAGGGTGGCAGTTAA
- a CDS encoding NAD(P)H-hydrate dehydratase, with amino-acid sequence MGRLQRTLSNVSEESGTDNGRVAVVGGSIDYPTQPAIVGQAALRTGSDHVRALVAEPIYEIVASHSVNLLASYYAGERFDEDAREQTITVSEWADALVIGPGLVDAEPDAVCDTIDDVSVPVVVDALAIEPALEADLSNAVLTPSGSEDDPIYESYGSLEAITEETNAVIILTGTVDEIIADGTRQHNETGTSALTVAGTGDTLAGIIASLLGQGMDREDAAELGAWVLGKSGELATAEYGPGVLATDVVDRIPDTIR; translated from the coding sequence ATGGGTCGTCTCCAGCGTACGCTGTCGAACGTCAGCGAGGAGTCCGGCACCGACAACGGGCGGGTCGCCGTCGTCGGCGGAAGTATCGACTATCCGACCCAGCCCGCGATCGTCGGCCAGGCGGCGCTGCGCACCGGCTCGGATCACGTCCGTGCACTCGTCGCCGAGCCGATATACGAGATCGTCGCGAGTCACTCGGTGAATTTGCTCGCCAGCTACTACGCTGGCGAACGGTTCGACGAGGACGCTCGCGAGCAAACGATCACCGTCAGCGAGTGGGCCGACGCACTCGTGATCGGGCCGGGACTGGTCGACGCGGAACCGGACGCCGTCTGTGACACTATCGACGACGTCTCCGTCCCGGTCGTCGTCGACGCGCTCGCGATCGAACCCGCACTCGAGGCCGACCTTTCGAACGCCGTCCTCACACCCAGCGGTTCCGAAGACGATCCGATCTACGAGAGCTACGGCTCGCTCGAGGCCATCACCGAGGAGACGAACGCAGTCATCATTCTGACCGGGACCGTCGACGAGATCATTGCAGACGGGACCCGCCAGCACAACGAGACGGGAACCTCCGCGCTGACTGTCGCCGGGACCGGCGACACGCTCGCGGGCATCATCGCCTCGCTACTGGGCCAGGGAATGGATCGCGAGGACGCTGCGGAACTGGGTGCCTGGGTCCTCGGCAAGAGCGGTGAACTTGCAACTGCCGAGTACGGACCGGGAGTCCTCGCGACCGACGTCGTCGATCGCATCCCCGATACGATCCGGTGA
- a CDS encoding class I SAM-dependent methyltransferase: MTNESVATGHDHDAEIDHPVFAAVYDLLPQSLFPRVHREYLARDLAGRVLEIGTGNGAMFPYVVEAASDGLEYHAIEPDPNMRPRAKRQARASGLAVDLRDARAESLPYPDDAFDVVLSGMVFCTVQDPDAALAEVARVLKPDGEFRFLEHVGADGWRRAGQELLNPLWERAGGGCQLNRDTVDRFASHDSFALEEIERLEFGIFPVTPFVRGTLRRRRERPV, translated from the coding sequence ATGACAAACGAGTCCGTGGCGACCGGACACGACCACGACGCCGAGATCGACCATCCCGTCTTCGCCGCCGTCTACGACCTGCTTCCCCAGTCGCTTTTTCCCCGTGTCCACCGCGAGTATCTCGCTCGGGACCTCGCCGGACGTGTCCTCGAGATCGGCACCGGGAACGGCGCGATGTTTCCGTACGTCGTCGAAGCGGCGAGCGACGGCCTCGAGTACCACGCTATCGAACCAGACCCCAACATGCGTCCGCGGGCGAAACGACAGGCCAGAGCGAGTGGACTCGCCGTCGACCTGCGGGACGCCCGGGCTGAATCGCTGCCCTATCCCGACGACGCGTTCGACGTCGTCCTCTCGGGGATGGTCTTCTGTACCGTCCAGGACCCGGATGCCGCACTGGCGGAGGTCGCCCGCGTCCTGAAACCGGACGGGGAGTTTCGCTTCCTCGAGCACGTCGGCGCGGACGGCTGGCGACGGGCGGGCCAGGAACTGCTGAATCCGTTGTGGGAACGGGCTGGCGGCGGCTGTCAGCTGAACCGGGACACCGTCGACCGGTTCGCGAGCCACGACTCGTTCGCACTCGAGGAAATCGAACGTCTCGAGTTCGGGATCTTTCCCGTGACGCCGTTCGTCCGTGGAACGCTGCGCCGGCGACGGGAGCGGCCGGTCTAG
- a CDS encoding pyridoxal-phosphate-dependent aminotransferase family protein, translated as MSDLPDRFRMTPGPTEVPDAVGERMAEPLPNPDVEPAFFEFYRDLTGKLERVYYADRDGAGESDVVVLGGEGILGLEAAIASLVAEGDRVLCLSNGRYGDGFADFVDSYGGEPVVCEVPWRETLDVDAVAETLERAATEGEPFDVATMVHCETPTGTLNDLEPILDVLDEHGVVSVVDAVSSLGGAPVPTEKIDVCLGASQKCFSAPPGLTTCAISDRAWDRIESVETPEFYLDLEPWKTAADEEWFPYSHLTANLYGLDAAVDLLLAEGLESVFERHEAAARRCRERAATLGLETYSNSEDDCSPTVTAIEVDGRAGEVQAAMLEDHGIVLATGLGGLEDDILRVGHMGHNARLDRVERTMDALAAVLD; from the coding sequence ATGAGCGATCTCCCCGACAGGTTCCGGATGACGCCCGGACCGACCGAGGTACCCGACGCCGTCGGCGAACGGATGGCCGAACCGCTGCCGAACCCGGACGTCGAACCGGCGTTCTTCGAGTTCTACCGCGATCTGACCGGGAAACTCGAGCGGGTCTACTACGCGGACCGCGATGGGGCAGGTGAATCCGACGTCGTCGTCCTCGGCGGTGAAGGAATTCTCGGCCTCGAGGCCGCGATTGCCTCACTCGTCGCGGAGGGCGACCGCGTCCTCTGTCTCTCGAATGGACGCTACGGCGACGGGTTCGCCGACTTCGTCGACTCCTACGGCGGCGAACCTGTCGTCTGCGAGGTGCCGTGGCGGGAGACCCTCGATGTCGACGCGGTGGCGGAGACGCTCGAGCGGGCAGCCACGGAGGGCGAACCGTTCGACGTCGCGACGATGGTTCACTGCGAGACGCCGACAGGGACGCTGAACGACCTCGAGCCGATTCTCGACGTACTGGACGAGCACGGCGTCGTGAGCGTCGTCGACGCGGTCTCGTCGCTCGGCGGAGCTCCCGTTCCGACCGAGAAGATCGACGTCTGTCTCGGCGCGAGCCAGAAGTGTTTCAGCGCGCCGCCGGGGCTGACGACCTGTGCGATCAGCGACCGAGCGTGGGACCGCATCGAGTCGGTCGAGACGCCGGAGTTCTACCTCGACTTAGAGCCCTGGAAGACCGCTGCCGACGAAGAGTGGTTCCCCTACTCGCACCTGACGGCGAACCTCTACGGTCTCGACGCTGCGGTCGACTTGCTGTTAGCGGAAGGCCTAGAATCGGTCTTCGAGCGCCACGAAGCGGCTGCACGACGCTGTCGCGAGCGGGCCGCGACACTCGGCCTCGAGACGTACTCTAACAGCGAGGACGACTGTTCGCCGACGGTCACCGCGATCGAGGTCGACGGCCGTGCAGGCGAGGTACAGGCGGCGATGCTCGAGGACCACGGAATCGTCCTCGCGACGGGGCTCGGCGGCCTCGAGGACGATATTCTTCGGGTCGGTCACATGGGCCACAACGCCCGCCTCGACCGCGTCGAACGGACGATGGATGCACTCGCGGCCGTGCTGGACTGA
- a CDS encoding trans-sulfuration enzyme family protein, with product MRPTDRTLETLAVAAGEEPFRTGSEAGDVTSPLHLSSTFALPGLDSEMSLDDVDPDAGEFVYSRLSNPTRHALEKRLAALEGGEHAMAFSSGTAAIFTTALAVVEPGDHLVAFDDLYAGTRRLLEEVFATRLDVDVSFVDATETENVAAAITDETAFVWMETPTNPGIELCDIAAIAEIADGADATFGVDNTFASSYFQRPLELGADVVAHSTTKYLNGHSDSVGGAVVTDDDALAERLEFLQQVGVGDALSPFDSYLVLRGLKTLHLRMRQHERNAMAIAEFLDDHDRVSAVHYPGLESHPQHDLACEQMDGFGGILSFELEGDIDDAAAFLESLEVFTLAVSVGGVESLIELPAGMTHEPLSEEEREELGITETLIRVSVGVEGTKDLIADLDRGFDAVRRRSAVADGD from the coding sequence ATGCGCCCGACCGACCGGACTCTCGAGACGCTTGCGGTCGCTGCCGGCGAGGAACCGTTCCGCACGGGAAGCGAAGCGGGAGACGTCACCTCGCCGCTGCATCTCTCCTCCACGTTCGCGCTACCGGGCCTGGACAGCGAGATGAGTCTCGACGACGTCGATCCCGACGCCGGGGAGTTCGTCTACTCCCGGCTGTCGAACCCGACGCGCCACGCACTCGAGAAACGCCTCGCCGCCCTCGAGGGCGGCGAACACGCGATGGCTTTCTCTTCGGGGACGGCCGCGATCTTCACGACGGCCCTCGCGGTCGTCGAACCGGGAGATCACCTCGTCGCGTTCGACGACCTTTACGCCGGAACGCGTCGATTGCTCGAGGAGGTGTTCGCGACCCGGTTGGATGTCGATGTCTCGTTCGTCGACGCGACGGAGACCGAGAACGTCGCGGCTGCCATCACCGACGAGACGGCGTTCGTCTGGATGGAGACGCCGACGAACCCCGGGATCGAACTCTGTGATATTGCCGCTATCGCCGAGATCGCAGACGGTGCGGACGCGACGTTCGGCGTGGACAACACCTTCGCGAGTTCGTACTTCCAGCGGCCGCTCGAACTCGGCGCGGACGTCGTCGCCCACAGCACGACGAAGTACCTCAACGGCCACTCGGACTCGGTCGGCGGGGCCGTCGTCACCGACGACGACGCGCTCGCAGAGCGACTCGAGTTCCTCCAGCAGGTCGGCGTCGGCGACGCACTTTCGCCGTTCGACAGCTATCTCGTCCTCCGCGGGCTGAAGACGCTGCACCTGCGGATGCGCCAACACGAGCGCAACGCGATGGCGATCGCGGAGTTTCTCGACGACCACGACCGGGTCTCGGCCGTCCACTATCCGGGCCTCGAGAGCCACCCACAACACGACCTCGCCTGCGAACAGATGGACGGCTTCGGCGGCATCCTCTCGTTCGAACTCGAGGGCGACATCGACGACGCGGCCGCGTTCCTGGAGTCACTCGAGGTGTTCACCCTCGCGGTGTCGGTCGGCGGCGTCGAGAGTCTAATCGAACTGCCGGCGGGAATGACTCACGAACCTCTCTCCGAAGAAGAACGCGAGGAACTGGGGATCACCGAGACGCTGATCCGTGTCTCCGTCGGGGTCGAGGGCACCAAGGACCTGATCGCAGACCTCGACCGGGGGTTCGACGCGGTTCGACGCAGATCGGCGGTTGCAGACGGAGACTGA
- a CDS encoding redox-regulated ATPase YchF, with protein sequence MSTSYRIGLVGKPSVGKSSFFNAATMNDVPEGAYPFTTIDPSVGEAYVRVDCAAPEFDEECTPNVGYCDRGTRFVPTKLVDVAGLIPGAHEGAGLGNQFLTDLNETDVLVHVVDFSGGTDLEGEPTEDHDPRKDVDFLEEELDQWYLDVLEKGIVRYESGYTTEDDAIEEELAEQMSAFKTNEDEIKRLIRRVGVGFDPGEWNAEDKLELAREIRTETKPMVIAANKMDLPAAQENYAEITSDPDYDHLTFVPCSAHAEKALKSADKAGVVDYRPGDDDFEITGDVSGDQEDGLEQIRDFLDDYGATGVQAALETALFDVLGVVPVFPGGANGLGNERGEVLPDCYLIPPNSTAEDFAYSLHSDIGEGFLHAIDCRTNRQLGKEYEVEPRDVVEVVTTN encoded by the coding sequence ATGAGTACGAGTTACCGGATCGGACTGGTCGGCAAACCATCCGTCGGCAAGTCATCTTTCTTCAATGCGGCGACGATGAACGACGTCCCCGAAGGGGCCTACCCGTTTACGACCATCGACCCCAGCGTGGGCGAGGCCTACGTTCGAGTCGACTGTGCGGCCCCGGAGTTCGACGAAGAGTGCACCCCGAACGTCGGCTACTGTGACCGCGGGACGCGATTCGTCCCGACGAAACTCGTCGACGTCGCGGGACTGATTCCCGGCGCACACGAAGGTGCGGGGTTAGGCAACCAGTTCCTGACCGACCTCAACGAGACGGATGTGCTCGTCCACGTCGTCGACTTCTCCGGAGGGACGGACCTCGAGGGCGAACCCACCGAGGATCACGACCCCCGGAAGGACGTCGATTTCTTGGAGGAGGAACTCGACCAGTGGTATCTGGACGTCTTGGAGAAAGGGATCGTACGCTACGAGTCTGGCTACACGACGGAAGACGACGCAATCGAGGAAGAACTCGCCGAACAGATGAGCGCGTTCAAGACGAACGAAGACGAGATCAAGCGTCTGATCCGACGCGTCGGCGTCGGCTTCGATCCCGGAGAGTGGAACGCCGAGGACAAACTCGAACTCGCCCGCGAGATTCGTACGGAGACCAAACCGATGGTAATCGCCGCCAACAAGATGGACCTCCCAGCGGCCCAGGAGAACTACGCGGAGATCACGTCCGACCCCGACTACGACCACCTCACGTTCGTCCCCTGTAGTGCCCACGCCGAGAAGGCACTGAAATCCGCGGACAAAGCCGGCGTCGTCGACTACCGTCCCGGCGACGACGACTTCGAAATTACGGGCGATGTCTCTGGCGACCAGGAAGACGGTCTAGAGCAGATCCGTGACTTCCTCGACGACTACGGCGCGACGGGCGTCCAGGCCGCCCTCGAGACGGCGCTGTTCGACGTGCTTGGCGTCGTTCCCGTCTTTCCCGGCGGCGCGAACGGACTCGGCAACGAACGCGGCGAGGTCCTGCCGGACTGCTATCTGATCCCGCCGAACTCGACCGCAGAGGACTTCGCCTACAGCCTGCATTCGGACATCGGCGAGGGCTTCCTCCACGCCATCGACTGCCGGACGAACCGCCAACTCGGCAAGGAGTACGAAGTCGAGCCCCGTGACGTGGTCGAGGTAGTAACGACGAACTGA
- a CDS encoding carbon starvation CstA family protein, whose product MVGVIWIVALVLVMFTAAYVVYGRYLSQFVDLDDSRETPAHKYQDGQEYVPAKKSVLLGHHYSSIAGGAPVVGPITAALIWGWLPALLWVAIGNPLIGAVHDFVSLSGSLRHEGKSIGYIIGEYVGERGKNMLLWFAFLLTILVVAVFALVIGVVFDAFPEAATASIVYIGLAFLFGFWLYQLGLPFSVGTVVFVAGVFASVWVGIQFPVAITPPAEAGAYPEGTFVVLDAAPTLLPEFLGSANITAWVLVVLVYGAAASILPVWMLLQPRDYLSSFLLYTGVGGGLLAVIVGTFVTGMGDDAVHNGQQLSFDITTGAWYGFLGQEGPLAVEGLIPLMPLFPLLFLTIACGTISGFHSLVSSGTTAKQLNKETDARLIGYGGMLGEGLLAAVALCAVTIVAIPAADGGIGLALPNFATGGGAILTAFGIPFEYAAPFMALVLASFLLTSMDTAVRLGRYMLEEIIDTPETQIESYGANPYVNTTIITIIAFFLLGSGQWEDLWVLFGGANQLLASLALLTGTIWLANWQKSKQLISTGGPMILMAFITVFGLTWLALYQILGGRLLGITGGMEPAESLLVQVSGVVQIVIIAVLLGLALSLFKIGYDNMKAADEAEPDVAAGTSDDD is encoded by the coding sequence ATGGTAGGAGTGATCTGGATCGTTGCACTGGTGCTAGTGATGTTTACTGCAGCGTACGTCGTCTACGGCCGGTACCTCTCTCAGTTCGTCGACCTAGACGACAGCCGCGAGACGCCGGCACACAAGTACCAAGACGGGCAGGAATACGTACCGGCGAAGAAATCGGTACTCCTGGGGCATCACTACTCGAGTATCGCTGGCGGTGCACCCGTCGTGGGGCCGATCACGGCGGCACTGATCTGGGGATGGCTGCCCGCTCTGCTGTGGGTTGCCATCGGGAATCCACTGATCGGTGCCGTTCACGACTTCGTCTCGCTGTCGGGGAGCCTCCGACACGAAGGGAAGTCGATCGGCTACATCATCGGCGAGTACGTCGGTGAACGGGGGAAGAACATGTTGTTGTGGTTCGCGTTCCTGTTGACGATTCTCGTAGTGGCAGTGTTCGCGCTGGTCATCGGAGTCGTCTTCGACGCGTTCCCGGAAGCTGCGACCGCGAGTATCGTTTACATCGGATTGGCGTTTCTCTTCGGGTTCTGGCTGTACCAACTGGGGCTCCCGTTCTCGGTCGGAACGGTCGTCTTCGTCGCCGGCGTGTTCGCGTCGGTCTGGGTCGGTATCCAGTTCCCGGTCGCGATCACGCCGCCGGCCGAGGCCGGCGCGTATCCGGAGGGGACGTTCGTCGTCCTCGATGCAGCACCGACACTGTTACCGGAGTTCCTCGGTAGTGCGAACATCACCGCGTGGGTTCTCGTCGTCCTCGTCTACGGGGCTGCCGCGAGTATCCTCCCGGTATGGATGCTACTGCAACCGCGTGACTACCTCTCCTCGTTCCTCCTGTACACGGGGGTCGGCGGTGGACTGCTAGCGGTCATCGTCGGCACGTTCGTCACCGGAATGGGAGACGACGCAGTCCACAACGGCCAACAGCTCAGTTTCGACATCACGACGGGAGCCTGGTACGGTTTCCTCGGGCAGGAAGGACCACTCGCAGTCGAAGGACTCATCCCGCTGATGCCGCTTTTCCCACTGCTGTTTCTGACCATTGCGTGTGGGACCATCAGCGGCTTCCACTCGCTGGTCTCCTCGGGAACGACGGCGAAACAGCTCAACAAGGAGACCGACGCCCGCCTGATCGGGTACGGCGGGATGCTCGGTGAAGGACTGCTCGCCGCCGTCGCACTGTGTGCCGTGACGATTGTCGCGATCCCGGCAGCCGATGGCGGGATCGGCCTGGCACTGCCGAACTTCGCGACCGGCGGCGGTGCGATCCTGACCGCGTTCGGTATCCCGTTCGAGTACGCGGCACCGTTTATGGCGCTGGTCCTCGCGAGTTTCCTGCTGACCAGCATGGACACCGCCGTCCGTCTCGGGCGATACATGCTCGAGGAAATCATCGACACGCCCGAAACCCAGATCGAGTCGTACGGTGCTAACCCGTACGTCAATACGACGATCATCACCATCATTGCGTTCTTCCTGCTGGGCAGCGGCCAGTGGGAGGACCTCTGGGTCCTGTTCGGCGGTGCGAACCAACTGCTGGCGTCGCTTGCCCTGCTGACTGGCACCATCTGGCTCGCCAACTGGCAGAAGTCCAAGCAACTGATCTCGACTGGTGGCCCGATGATTCTGATGGCGTTTATCACCGTCTTCGGTCTGACGTGGCTCGCGCTCTACCAGATCCTCGGTGGCCGATTGCTCGGTATCACCGGCGGGATGGAGCCGGCGGAATCGCTCCTCGTTCAGGTGTCGGGGGTCGTCCAAATCGTCATCATCGCGGTGCTGCTCGGACTCGCACTGTCGCTGTTCAAGATCGGCTACGATAACATGAAAGCGGCCGACGAGGCCGAACCCGACGTCGCGGCTGGCACGTCGGACGACGACTGA